The nucleotide sequence CGGGTGAGTTTGGCGATTTCCAAGGTCAGGCGAATGCGGTTTTCGAAATTGCCTCCGTACTCGTCGGTGCGCTTGTTCACAGAAGGCGAGAGGAAGGACATGAGCAGGTAACCGTGAGCATTGTGGATTTCGACGAAGTCCACGCCAGCGCGCACAGCACGCTTGACAGCGGCCACCCACGCAGCCTTGAAAGCCTCAATGTCTTCCTTGGTCATCTGATGCGGGATCGGGCAGTTGTCCGTGAAAGGCTCGCTGCCAGGTCCCTTGACGTTGTTGGGCCAGCCGCCAACCTTCTCCGATGCGGCATCGTTGAAGGAGAGCCAAGGGGCGACGGTGCTGGCTTTACGGCCGGCATGTGCGATCTGAACACCAATGATCTGATTCTGGCTGTGCACAAATTCGACAATGCGACGAAGAGGCTCGATCTGGGAGTCCTTCCAGAGACCAAGGTCCTGGGGAGTGATACGGCCTTCGGGCTGAACGGCGGTGGCCTCGACCATGAGGAAACCGGGGCCGCGCTGGGCAATACCACCCAAGTGAGCCATGTGCCACTATGGTCCCCGTTAATTCTTGACTTGCTTGCTTTCAATCCTTGCAAAGTAACTCACGTCGGTCATGTGTCCATCGTCGCCGGAGTATTGACAAAGCGGGGAAAGCTATGTTTGGCCCCGTCAGCGATGTGTCCAACCAAATGATGTCTCACAAGCTTACTCCGATGCGATTGTGGAAGGTAACACCCCTCAGCGACAGAGGCTGGAACAGCTTCGGGGGACCAGATCCGTCGGACTGGGGAATTGCTGCTGAGCCTGCGGGGGGAATCTGAGCGGGCGTGTAGTAGGAAATGCCTGTGGCGGCTTTGTTTTCGATGTCGGGGAACGGCATGGTATCGTTATTCTGTATCGCAGAgttgagaagaagaatgaaTCGTCAATATGCGCTGGGGGGGAGCGTGAGAGATATAGGAGAGAGAGAGCTCCACCGGATTAGAAATTCAATTGTACCgttgcaatgatgtcaggcAATAACCGCGGTACAAGCCGAGTGCCGACATGTAGCTTTAAATTTTGTAGTATGATCATGTTGTGTTGTATACAGGGACAGAGTATATATATAAGAGGCATATTCTGCATAGTAAGTTATTGTTTGCATTGTATAGACTGGATGAGCGCCACCTTCCTAATACGGAATAGATAAGTTATGCACATTTATGCCAGACTTATCTAATTATCTAATTTATGCAACCCCTCACAGTCATCTTATCAGCGAACCGACTTCGGCGAGCCAAGGCCGCCCACCGCCCGCACCCGCACTTTGTCCCGCCAATTTTTTATCTACGCCGCCGTGACTCAACTCTTCTCTCCTTAATCCATCCAATACAACCAATTCTCTCAAAATGGGCAAGGGAACTCTCGTCTGCGCTTTCTCTGGTGGTCTAGACACCAGTATCATCCGTatgtcttcatcctcttcataGAATATTGAACACCGCTAATGGATCCATAGTCAAGTACCTTATTGATGATGGGTGGGATGTTATCTCTTTCAGTGAGTGCCCTGATACTACTTCACACCAATTCATCCAGACAGATGCTAACGAGAACAGCCGCCGATGTTGGTCAGGAAGGTAAGAAGCAGGATACCATCGCGACACCGGGATCGTTCTAATAATCGCCCTCAGAGGACTTTGATGCCATCCGCGAGAAGGCCTTGAAGCTCGGTGCTAAGAAGGCCGAAATTGTCGACCTGCGCCGTATGTACCCAGTGGACAGTATATCGAACATGGTGGCTAACTTGAGTAGGGGAATTCGTCGAGGAGCTTTGCTTCCCCGCCATCGCCTGTAACGCCATCTACGAGAATGTTTACCTCTTGGGTATGTCGATTGAACCGGTTGGATCACGGGCATGTCGGATATTGACAAAAGGATAGGAACTTCTCTTGCTCGTCCCGTCATCGCTCGTGCCCAGATTGAGATCGCCAAGCGGGAGGGCGCTGTTGCTGTCTCTCACGGCTGCACCGGCAAGGGTAACGACCAGGTCCGTTTCGAGCTTGCTTTCTACGCCCTGAAGCCCGACATCCAGGTCATTGCCCCGTGGCGTGACCCTGTCTTCTACAACCGCTTCGCCGGCCGTAACGCCCTGCTCGACTATGCCGCTGAGAAGGGTATCCCTGTCACCTCTACCAAGTCTAAGCCCTGGAGTATGGATGAGAACTTGGCCCACTGCTCGTACGAAGCCGGTATCCTGGAGGACCCCAACACCACCCCTCCTGCCGATATGTGGAAGTTGACCGTCGACCCCCTCAAGGCTCCCGA is from Aspergillus chevalieri M1 DNA, chromosome 8, nearly complete sequence and encodes:
- a CDS encoding NADH:flavin oxidoreductase/NADH oxidase (COG:C;~EggNog:ENOG410Q2DB;~InterPro:IPR044152,IPR001155,IPR013785;~PFAM:PF00724;~go_function: GO:0003824 - catalytic activity [Evidence IEA];~go_function: GO:0003959 - NADPH dehydrogenase activity [Evidence IEA];~go_function: GO:0010181 - FMN binding [Evidence IEA];~go_function: GO:0016491 - oxidoreductase activity [Evidence IEA];~go_function: GO:0050661 - NADP binding [Evidence IEA];~go_process: GO:0055114 - oxidation-reduction process [Evidence IEA]), producing the protein MPFPDIENKAATGISYYTPAQIPPAGSAAIPQSDGSGPPKLFQPLSLRGVTFHNRIGLSPLCQYSGDDGHMTDWHMAHLGGIAQRGPGFLMVEATAVQPEGRITPQDLGLWKDSQIEPLRRIVEFVHSQNQIIGVQIAHAGRKASTVAPWLSFNDAASEKVGGWPNNVKGPGSEPFTDNCPIPHQMTKEDIEAFKAAWVAAVKRAVRAGVDFVEIHNAHGYLLMSFLSPSVNKRTDEYGGNFENRIRLTLEIAKLTRESVPQDMPVFLRVSATDWLEESRPNDPSWRVEDTVKLAEALADSGDIDLIDVSSGGVHKDQHIHAAPAFQAPFAIAVKKAVGNKIAVGSVGMINSAQLANSLLETDGLDFVLIGRAFQKNPGLVWAWAEELDVEIAMANQIRWGFGSRGGGPFLKSKKGQQ
- the ARG1 gene encoding argininosuccinate synthase (BUSCO:EOG09262A8G;~COG:E;~EggNog:ENOG410PJQI;~InterPro:IPR001518,IPR023434,IPR024074,IPR018223, IPR014729;~PFAM:PF00764;~go_function: GO:0004055 - argininosuccinate synthase activity [Evidence IEA];~go_function: GO:0005524 - ATP binding [Evidence IEA];~go_process: GO:0006526 - arginine biosynthetic process [Evidence IEA]); amino-acid sequence: MGKGTLVCAFSGGLDTSIILKYLIDDGWDVISFTADVGQEEDFDAIREKALKLGAKKAEIVDLRREFVEELCFPAIACNAIYENVYLLGTSLARPVIARAQIEIAKREGAVAVSHGCTGKGNDQVRFELAFYALKPDIQVIAPWRDPVFYNRFAGRNALLDYAAEKGIPVTSTKSKPWSMDENLAHCSYEAGILEDPNTTPPADMWKLTVDPLKAPEQPEDFIVHFEKGIPVKLEYTENGQQKTVTDPVELFLTANAIARRNGVGRIDIVENRFIGIKSRGCYETPGLTLLRAAHVDLEGLVMDREVRALRDQFVTVNYSKILYNGLYFSPEREFLESSITTSQKSVNGQVRCRAYKGCVSILGRSSETEKLYDMSESSMDEIGDFSPAETTGFITVSAIRLKKYGQMKAAAGERL